Within Vespula vulgaris chromosome 23, iyVesVulg1.1, whole genome shotgun sequence, the genomic segment tatgtatgctttttactaataaatttgcaaattgatatttataatttaaagtttttaataaagtaGAGCTTTTAAAAACTATGATTTCTGAAGAGAGACAAATTAAAGCTTATAATGCTAgcttatttatttgaatatcaCCCCTCATTGCTAATACTGCGCctttaatgattatatattgatatatattatgtctgtgaatgaaatttacttcactatttaaagaagaagacaatataatagaaatgtcTATAGCAAATATTTCTATGCACtggtatatacacacacacacacatatgcatatatatgcaaCATATTTGTAGATATTAACTCATATATAATTAGGTGccttcatttattatatagccATTCAAGCTTGTACTTTTTGCTGTTGTATAGATTAAGATtactgatataataaaaaaacggAGTCAATTTTATGTCTACAATGTAAGATTTAACGTccaaaaattgttttcaattCAGTTCCTATACATTACTGCGAAACCTTTGCAACACAAACTGTTATTAAATGTAGTtctcagaaaaagaaaaaaaatgaaatacgcGAATGTATTTATCACTTTACTTTATATGAGAACATAAATTTGaatactatataaattaataatttaaatctgtataaatatataaaagattgtCAGTAAAAAAGAATCCCTGAAATgcataataatatgaaaagacCTGCATCATATGAcgtatagaaaaaattgtttataataatcaattaaaagtatatactcgttagatattttaaataaataactcaaGTGATAAAAACTGTTGAGCATTCTTAATTTTAAGCTGTTATTTCATTCTCTAAGTTCTCTAAATTGCTCTTGTGCATTTCATGGATTTATATTTTCTGCTGTTCTGTATACTAGATAGTCTAGTATTCGTCGGCCTTAAAACCCGTCGTTCTTTacagtatttatatattgtaaacaaTAGGTGctaagaagatattaaaatatgatgtagaaaaaataatgtcttttctaacataaaaaaaaattattcgaagtTGAAATCAGCtttcgttaataatataaaaactatacattcctccttttttcattaatgaagcagtacttttattttatatatggaaatatataatttcaaaaaataatacttgttGTTCCtgttatatgattttatagaTTTCAGGATTGTAATATTGCTAAactaaattcaatttttttaaattaatttcatttatcagGTATACtcaaattataatgatatttttcgtAAATGAATAGATGTTACATGTACATAAGTAAtgtattaataacattttcactatatgtataaaaatacagagcattgaaataaattgtattataattaatatcttttatatttgtattaatatattatgtctATATGATGGAatgataatgaattttaataaggACTAGCAAagcgaattatttatttatcgcaaatcaaattgattttgtaaattgatattaaaagatgATACttgaataagaaaattaattcagcAACAACAAAAGTGTTCTCCTAAAGTATTGAGTTTTTTTTTAGCCATGGTAAAACAGAGAAGACATATAATGACCCATGTAACAAAATTAAGCCATGTACAAACGATTGCGAGTTGTAATGCAAAACCTGTATTTAGCTCCTCTCCCCGcctaaaattattaacatccGGTTGAAGATAATCCATGTAGTCAAAAATTGCAGCACAAGCGAGTCTATATCGAATTACctagaataaaatatagatttattttttttttaaagttcaacaaaatattatcaCAAATGATATGCTAGactcattaaaatataaaaaaaattaaaaataaatcccaCATGAGCTTCACGTCCTCTGGAACCCAAAAGTTGAACCAGACCTCTTTTATATTGTTCACAAGTTTTATAAAATCCGTCCGTCATAACAACTGCGTGTGCAAGCGATAGACAACCAATCAGAGCAGCGCAAAATGCTGACGACATCCATTGTTTAAATGGAGCTCTCCTTTTAGGGCCAATTACGACAACTTGCCCATTGATAGTAGttctacaaaatttatatttaacataataaaacatttttaagactctgcaaaaaatgtaattaactAATATTCTTTAGTAAAACATAAAGCATCTGTAACGttattaatttcgaatttGATTTGGTCTCATTTTCAAATTTGAAAACAGGAAGTACATATTGCTCTGTGCAAGCGCAGAAaggaaatagtaaaaaaatatgacgtagaatttatacaaatactttttcaagtaaaaactaataaagatattcgtgtttaaataaaaataaagttaattaaattacaataataaattgttatacctgttattactataatttatTGTCCTGGGTTCATCAAGACCACGATTAATGCAGCATCtgtaaatatgatatacacCAAGGCACAAGCCGATTACAACAGTAGGAACGAGTCCGTAGACACCAAAATggcataattttatatcgccACCCATAAACGTGCTAAATGTATTAATACCATATAATATACAACCGCAATTAACGCTAATGCAAACATTTAACGTCATTTCCCAATGCTGCCAAATGATCGCGAGAGATGTTAAAGACACAATCGAAAAAATCATCGATGCATTGTACAATATCGCGAGAAGAGTTTCTGCTTGCGAGGTCTTCATTATTGTAAGTCAGTTTTCAATTATGACTTTTTACTTCTACGATAGATAATATCCAAAATCATACATTATTCATTAGTTTTTGGCATATCGAAAAAATCACGTTTTATTCGACTTGTTTAACGTGTCCTTTCGAAGATGAGAAACCCACGTATAATCtgcaaagaaaaattcaaagaaattgattaatactaatcttaaatttaatatttgtttgaaaaaagtATATCATTAAACATCTGTCTTTACATATCCAcacatttgaaaataatctgTATTAATAcattctataaaattatattatgatttttcaaatttctttttatttcgcgcCTTTATTTAAAGTCATCTGTTACCTTTCGGAACtacgtaatttatttaaacaaactTCAATGAATACCGATTTATCCTTTGATTGATCTaacaattaaatgataatgCACAATACGCGTTATAAATCACTGCATTAAATAGGAGAGTTGAGCAACTTTTAAGCAGATTTTCACTGTACGATGTAAGAACCGtgttcgaacgaataaatattttaaaagtaacTATCTTTCCGATCATCGTTGTACTATCGACAGATCTATTTTCagaatacattatatatccaTCTTCGTTTATGGAAACTGTAAACTTTTGCATGTTTCAAAACTGAAGTTTGAAGAACGAAAGACAGAATATTTAGAAAACGATGATtgattaatagaatatatgaTTAATTTCTGTCTAACTTCTTGTATAAAAAACATCACATATAATTAGCAAATTCGTTGACACTCGAGAAAATACATGtagtaagaaaataatgaatattttaatatattcaccTTTCTAATACATATTCGCGCACACAAAGATATTTCCGTTCGaccgataataaataatcttgaAAAATAGCAAATAGAAGCGTAGACTGCAAGACTGCGtaaaggattaaaaatatcGGAACGTAAACTAATCAGATACCATTTCGTCGGCTGTATCATCGAATCGGTAaagcacgtatatatatgagtacTTGCATGCATATATCTCATGTATTTCTTGTTGAAATAAGCTACGTATGCGTAAATCTTCGTCCCTACTGGTTTTTCTCCGCGGCGGGAAAGGTCGTCGAAAGATTGAAGCTCAAATATTTGATCTTTGCGTTTTGACGTTCTTAAATCATACTCATGCGTAGTTGCATACGACGTATGCAGTCTACAATCGATTATTTCTCACTTTAACTTAAAGACACCAGATCTTACAATCTATTGAAAGtgttatcaaaaaagaaaatattcttattgatCATACGCAACAATTCTTATGATTTGTCATAAAGgaaattaaattgtaaattcttttttactttatatatgaatacattACCTTCTCACTATTACTTTCTACCATTCTTCTGAAACTTCTCACTTTATTAACACAAAATAGTCAATCATATTTAAAGAAGATTTTAAATTATGAGAATAAACCAAATTAGTTGGATATGAGATATTTTCTGATTATCCGGATGAGTGAAACCTTTATTCTATATCACTCTGTAATATTTTGAGATAAGCATAGATAAGATTATATAGCAATACCTGTGATGCTTACCTATACTATAGCCTATATATATCCAGTTTTCTATAAAACTAAaagtaaatcaaaaaaattaatgcatcctaaaaacaaatagatctataacaataaaataacaagTACACATTCATcttcaaaattctttaaagatttcaaataaaaaatgaattaaatttgaatatgaAGTTCAATATTGTAGGGCTTATGAAAATgacattattttgttattgctttatcgagaaaattttttatttaggcAGTAATAAGTGTGGGTGATTCTTTGTACTCATGATAAATAGGTATAAGGCAACgcacaaataaaaataaattactatcTACTAAttgatgtaataataaatatatatacatatacatacacattctatatatatatatatgtatgtatgtatatacatacatcatacaatttgttttcttataaattgCATGCATCTCTcattcataataatttcttttttatgcagGCGTTCTGACCAGATTTCCTATTTATAGGACACAAAGATAgaatttattacgaattttcTAGTGGTTGCGAAACCCGAATCGTCATTTCAAtctgcaaaaaaaataaaatgtctcTTAGGAGCCTTTATCGATAAACTAATATAGACTGTATCTGTCTTTCATCGTATATATTAGTGTATATTTTAtcatgattaattattttggagaatatgaattttataattttaaataatcatataatttttatattagtataatatagtattcaTTCATACCCTgaaagattataaatttaGATAATGATTCTTTGAAATAGTTAATGTGTTATTCAACTATGTgaactaattattatatataaaactattagTTTTATACTAGCATATAAAagaattcaatataaataaaaattgacgaATATATATCACTTTCTATGTATCTtaaaattgattgattgacgttgaaatctttaatttttattaaatatcaatagGGCATGGTCAGAAACATTCAGGGCAGACAAAATTTGACTAAAGGGCTTTCTGCAAGTATACACACAATCTTATGCCGGATTAACACCATATCTTAACTGTGAAAATGAATTCCTGTTATTCCATAAGCAATATAACGATGCTATTCCTAGTCCAATGCAGCCACTTAAAGCACATTTCCTTAAACCACCTATAATATAATgacataaaaaagattatgtaatattaattcttataGATTAATAAGACAATTATAGCAGGATGTACACACTTGTAGATTTGAATAACATGCCAGTCGCGGTTGCTGCTGTTAATGTATTCCAGGAATCATCAGTACTTCTTGCCCAAGATAAAAGAACACCGAAACCACTATACATCACTGTAATTACTCCGAGTGTATTTGCTAGAGCTGATCCACTTTTCATAACATGATTAATCAACCTGTTTAACGAATGAAGAGatagaatttctttatatatcttgcatttgtatttatatatttgttctaTCTAAACTATATccaaatatattgaaaatatttacaaatataattaatggaatagtaacaaaaaagcaaaaacagaaaaagcgAAACAAGTACATACTGTGTTCTTCTAAGTTTACCGGTTTGTCCAGCTAGAGCTGTTGCTTTAATCCCTCTATATAAACCAGTGGTACCACCAATACCTGCTCCTATTATACAAGCAGCACCTATTTGACTAAAAGCTAATTCAAAACGTCCTCGTTGTTTTACAGCTCCTTCtggaaatatatattgtgGCTCGCGTGGAGGAAGGTATGATGgatcaaaatttaaatatggACTAAGTGGTGCTAATCCCTCTTGAGAAGTAACTAAAAAGTAAAATGGATAAGTTTTGTAACaagcaaattaatttttttattacttctataaagtttatttaattaaatacaaaataaaagataaataatataatagattaaagaatataatagatgaataaatactaaattaataattacaaaataattccATTTCTTAGATACATTTCTTATATAGTTTTAcataaatctttaataatttctttccataagaagaattgtttttttatgtagataatattcataaaatattgcatattattacaaatcatGTTCtgcaattatttttgaaagaatgGTAATAAGTAATGTTTTTTCTgtgcaatttttaatttatttttgtatcaaatattaataaaataaccaAACAAGCACGCTGCATGTATATCTAGATTTAGTTGATAACAAAAGTATAAAGTGcttcttttacaaaaaaaatattattcctcGCATACTTACgtggtatatatttattgtcaaTTTTTCGATTGGTAGTTTTTGCATTATCATCGCGAAAATcaatcattttcaaaaaatcgTATGCAATATACCCTCCTCCAGAATTTATTTGTAAGAATTAATATCCATAAATTACAGCAGTAGTTTTAGAAGGGAGACTCGCAGAACTAAAAGCAAAACCATTATATCCGAAAACAAGTTATCGACCGATAAGTATAATGCATATAGAATAATTTACTTGAATGGTGAAagatatttagaaaaagaattaatcatAAGTGATAAAGTCAAATTAtaagaatgtaaataatagaatgtttattttattcgatattagcATTATTTTGAAATGTCAAAGTAATCATATATCAATAGTCATGCGCTAAATCAAAATCATGATACAGTccacatttattataaaaaattattttgtcgcaagagtataaaaaaaaacaagaatataaacaaaagtttcatgatatttattaatgaaatcatatttttttcatatgatttttcatctttaaaaataatttgaaatgacCCGCGTGCAATGGAAATCCTGTTGTTCTAATTGGTCAAAAATGACGCCATGACGCTTGGCTATTAATAAATAGCGCAGGCGCGAAGGTTGATCTGTGCGTATCCGCCATTTGCGTAAGTCGATTTCATTGTTTCTGTGTGTGTGAGCTTAGAGCAAAGGGAAACGTTGGCGATGGTAATATTCGTGCGCATTTGGAAAAACATGGAACGAGTCGATTAGCGTAATACCACGCACGCTGTAACGCACATATATCCGAATATATACTCTTCCGAAAGTAATGATGATATTTGGCCAAAATCTTTTCATGTAAGTTTTTTTCGCGAATGAGCTAAGCAGTTAAGGTAAAACTATTTTAGTCGCAAAATTTGGCGTTGccgtaaatgaattttttcgtcATAATATTATACTGCTTATGTCTGCCAAAGCTTATGCTTTTCTGCTCTAGATAACTATCCTATGTATTTGCTCAGTGTATTGTGATATTAGCGAAGTATTGGCGGTACGTTTGCCGGTAACTGATCATTCTCATTCCATGACTATTAAAGCGTTCTTACAGAAGATTATAACGAAAACTCCTTACGACAttcaaacattatttttaattatattattttatatttatctctattcAAATGACGAAAGAAATCTCTTAATTTCTGGAATATTTCATATCTATCGATGTGTCATTCTAAAGGCCAAGTTCGATCATCGTACTCTTACAAGTGCGCATTTCTAAGATCATCATTGAAATCTCCtgtttaaaacgaaatatttatcgttgatattctttagatataattataaatgaaacgcAATAACATTAACTTTTCGTattagtaatgaaaaaaagaaaggttagcttactttttttcttttatcattttaggtaaaacgaagaaaagtatTAGATCATTGTACATTGAAAAATGctgattaaataatatcaaagaaaactGATTAGTCTACCAAAGTAGCAAGTATTTGATAAATACTATGGGGGCATTTTTGGATACTCCTAaaacagataaatataatgaacatGGAGCTGGCAATGGATTGCGATATGGCGTTGCCAGCATGCAGGGTTGGAGATTGGAAATGGAAGATGCTCACAGAGCTATAACTGGATTAGAAGGTGGCCTTTCAGATTGGAGTTATTTTGCGGTGTTTGATGGTCATGCAGGTGCATTGGTATCAGAACATAGTGCAGAGCATTTGTTAGAGTGCATAATGAAGACTGAAGAATTCAAAGCCGAAGATGTCATCAAAGGAATACATTCTGGATTTCTTCAGCTTGACGATGAAATGAGAGACTTACCAGAAATGAGCTCTGGAACAGATAAATCTGGTTCTACAGCAGTTTGTGCATTTATATGTcccagaaatatatatattgctaaTTGCGGCGATTCTAGAGCTGTACTCTGTAGTTCTGGAAGCCCGGTATTCTCAACACGAGATCATAAACCTTTTTTAAcagcagagaaagaaagaatacaaaatgCAGGTGGAAGTGTAATGGTACAAAGAGTAAATGGTTCATTAGCAGTTTCAAGAGCACTGGGAGATTATGAGtacaaaaatttgaaagatagGGGCCCCTGCGAACAGTTAGTGTCACCAGAACCAGAAATATTCGTAAGAGACAGAGATGATGAACACGATGAATTTCTAGTTTTAGCATGTGATGGTATTTGGGATGTAATGAACAACGAAGacttatgtaattttatacgatCAAGGCTATTGCTTACGGATGACTTAGAAGCAGTCACAAACCAAGTCATAGACACATGTCTTTACAAGGTAATTTTTTACTTGacatatattgtacatacagATTAGTAAACTCTATTTTCTTACTTTAGTGTTACAAATTTGTTATTAGGTTTCTTGTAAATTTCCATGttcatttcaaatatatattggaACATCCTACATAGCTGATATAAAAGTTgtcatattaaataaaaattgtattataggGTAGCAGAGACAATATGAGTATAGTCTTGGTTACGTTTCCTGCTGCACCAAAACCAAATTCTGAAGCACAGGAGAAGGAAGCTGAGCTGGAAATGGCCATTGAAAGGAGAATTAAAGGTTCTTTCACTTTTCCATATACACattcattatattctttttgttgttgtgTTAATACCAGATCACAATGTCACACATGACATTCCTTCTAAGATTTAGTTAAAGTAAGAATTAATatctagaaaattaattttgtgtaTTTAAATCCTTACatacttataaatattgaatagcAATTTATTAAGTTATGTGAGTTGTTTAGTCTTCATAAAGTTAtatgaaaaacaaattgatTCGCGCAATATAGAAACATTATGTACAAATCTTGAAGttcaagaaagagatatatttaaagatttgtcaattattacaataatgttctgattatataaatattatgtgcacatgcacatatatgaatcttcttttaaaatagTGATATTGAAGGTACaagaatatttatgaataaaaatagtatatttataactataataataggATATAAATTATGGAccaacattatttatataaaatttactacaaatttatctattaattttctctaagatttatcgtatattaaaaagtgtcattatatatttttaaaataattcttggTGCCATATAAGTAGATGATAATAATCTACATTATTATATCTGATTATTCtcatatatctgtatatttgTCTTTGAATTTGACAACTCTAACCATCttatatacaaatagaaataattagtCTGATTACCATCACCTACTATCTTGTAATTTTATCAGAATTGAGATGATAacaattctatattatttatgtgttTGCTATCCTCATGTAGCAGTAAacctacatatatttaaaaaatgcaaataaCAGGGTACTTTCACTCATATAAGTGAAAACTTTTggtttatatatcaatttagaaaattgtaatatactGACTTTTTCAAAGATTAAACTTACttcaaatacaaaattattattatttagagaTATATTCCACCCTTGGAGTTGACAGGTGCCTAgacaaacaataaaataagttAAAGTTATATTAAGGAAGTTGTTTGTTCCTCTCTTATATATTAAAGCAATGTAGCAGGTAggtgaaaacatttttaaaaaagtctAGAGGAACTTCACATAatgtttttatgttattttgtAAACAATGCATTTCTTATGGAGGAACATGACAACTGaaaagatcatatatataaatagtgaagaagaaggatcTATACTTGACAATTCCAGAGGTGGATAAAGACaaccaaaaaatatatacactacTTTAAGAAAAACGTGATATTAATGTATCTACTTAAGACCGGAGTATGCTTCATATATTCCCATAAGAAATGtactgtaaaatatattattccagTCCTAAGTAGATGCACGTGTATGTAATTctagttaatatattttcctttatatatatatatatatatatatatatatatatatacatatatatataaatatatatacatatatatatatgtatatatatacatatatatacacacatatataataataatttttatataatagaaaaaatattgcatgAAAGATATACTATTTACACATGTTTTCTATTTATCAATTATGTATATCCACTTTTTTGGAAACTATATAATATGCAATtgtttttttcgatttatagATTCATGAACATTACAATATTCTTATGTGATGACACTTATAGCATATATTTGATGTATTTCATGTTTTACTATAGATGTttctattgaattattaataccaattttaattttttttaatatttattttttcctattattattaaagtaatttccttgtatatgatatattgaAATACCTATGACAAATGTTACATCCAGTATACATAGTATTTCCAACTATATAACTTTCTTGCTGCaacataaaaatgtaatttatacatgtctttacattattttcattactaAAATAATAGGaatgcatttattttttacaattaagtggcaaaataaatattaatagtttttattactttcataGAAATAGTAGCAGAACAAAAACAAGAGGATAAGATTGACTATTTGAAACTATTACAACTTCTTGTGGACCAAGAGTTTCCCAATCTGCCTCCTGGTGGTGGTCTTTCAGCTAAGTAagtattgttttctttatgatatgtcatttatatttttttctcaattacatcgttttttatattatacttacaaatgaaaacaatgaaaattatgtCTTTTAtactgaaataaaatttcaacatAGTTTTTACAACaaaattgtaataagattaaaTAGTTAATTTTACCACTAAGTATAAGAATATAACAGTCTTTTACAAATTTGGCTCATTTCCTGattaaaattagatttttattgtAGGCAAGAAtccaattattttctcttcttatattatacacactttctattatcattgtatgtataaaaaatgacTAAAAGTTTTAACTTTTAATCAAGTCTTacaaatcaataatattttgtattttttattacaggcAACTTTTGATCGAACAAGTGTTTCGAGAATTATGTCCTAAGAAAGCGGATAGTGTAAGTCTTCTATATGATTGATTCCCTTTATATATAATGCTGATTTTTTTATACTGCATCAAAtgtacaattataattaatagacTTATCCcgttttcattcataaaatgATGCAGATTTTAAACcagaaaaacatttattttagtGATAGCTCATGgtatgtaaattttttctttctttttctttttcatttttctttttttttctcttttctttttcttttctttttatttttttttattttttttatttttttttttttaattaaaaagagcaagaaaaaattgatatattaaaatcgaggttgaatgaaataaatctgCCATAAATAATGTGCAGATTAATGTCCTTATATAACTTGacatgaaaaaagtaaaagtaaagaaattgAAACACACAATATTTCTCATTCCAAAAGAAAACGCGcacgtgcatgtgtgtgtggtgtgtgtacataatacacatatatatgttaaaagaaatgaaaaatacacataaaaaacttaaaaatttactttgtttatttacagaataataatatctgcTATGAGTTtaagtaaattataattaagaattaataatttgaaaaacattAAGTCTAAAGTTGCATGGTGATAGGGGATAAAAGAATTgaacttaaaatatttatacaaaaatattttttacttaattgTATTTGTTATTACTTTCTAAACACTTATTCTTTTGTTATCTCATTTAGACTTCAACTTCAATTCAGAAATAGAATTTACAAagtcataataataaagaatatatgtcaattcaaaatttcttttacttagttttttataatgcatacaaattttttagaGAATTCTATTTGAATCATTTAAGAAATACACACAGAACTTTAGAAACAAGTATGCTATacataaaaaatggaaataaaactCATTACATTGCACGTTCTAAGATGAAATTCTCAGAATGCATATTACAAGTCCTACAGCTAATTCCAATCAGTGTTGGTATTGCtggttttaataattatcactATCTATTgttagattttataaatttctctttatccaggaaatgaaaaaatgtttatattacaGTTATTATATGCAGAGGGTTTAGAGATATTATACTAAGAAATATGTGCAtacatatttgattttttattatttaaactgCACAATGTGaagaagtaataaataaatcaccTGTAAAGAatgattgtaaaataaaaattgattatcagGCATTTCTAagtattaaacaaatttgttcAATACATTGTTGGAAAACACttctcataaaatttttatattaaaattaatggtTATATttgacataatatatatatttacaaacatctgaaataaataatatcatttttaataataattaaattatataattattggtATTATAGTGCCCTGggaaaaagcaaaattttattaccttCCTAATAACTTAGTAGAGTATTTCTGTAATACCCTCTTGCTCTACGTtgataaaaatgcataatattactatatatatttatatatttttgtagtcCTAGAGGGATTCA encodes:
- the LOC127071872 gene encoding uncharacterized protein LOC127071872, whose amino-acid sequence is MKTSQAETLLAILYNASMIFSIVSLTSLAIIWQHWEMTLNVCISVNCGCILYGINTFSTFMGGDIKLCHFGVYGLVPTVVIGLCLGVYHIYRCCINRGLDEPRTINYSNNRTTINGQVVVIGPKRRAPFKQWMSSAFCAALIGCLSLAHAVVMTDGFYKTCEQYKRGLVQLLGSRGREAHVIRYRLACAAIFDYMDYLQPDVNNFRRGEELNTGFALQLAIVCTWLNFVTWVIICLLCFTMAKKKLNTLGEHFCCC
- the LOC127071873 gene encoding mitochondrial import inner membrane translocase subunit Tim23 isoform X2, producing MIDFRDDNAKTTNRKIDNKYIPLTSQEGLAPLSPYLNFDPSYLPPREPQYIFPEGAVKQRGRFELAFSQIGAACIIGAGIGGTTGLYRGIKATALAGQTGKLRRTQLINHVMKSGSALANTLGVITVMYSGFGVLLSWARSTDDSWNTLTAATATGMLFKSTSGLRKCALSGCIGLGIASLYCLWNNRNSFSQLK
- the LOC127071873 gene encoding mitochondrial import inner membrane translocase subunit Tim23 isoform X1, which translates into the protein MIDFRDDNAKTTNRKIDNKYIPLTSQEGLAPLSPYLNFDPSYLPPREPQYIFPEGAVKQRGRFELAFSQIGAACIIGAGIGGTTGLYRGIKATALAGQTGKLRRTQLINHVMKSGSALANTLGVITVMYSGFGVLLSWARSTDDSWNTLTAATATGMLFKSTSGLRKCALSGCIGLGIASLYCLWNNRNSFSQLRYGVNPA
- the LOC127071871 gene encoding protein phosphatase 1B isoform X1; the protein is MGAFLDTPKTDKYNEHGAGNGLRYGVASMQGWRLEMEDAHRAITGLEGGLSDWSYFAVFDGHAGALVSEHSAEHLLECIMKTEEFKAEDVIKGIHSGFLQLDDEMRDLPEMSSGTDKSGSTAVCAFICPRNIYIANCGDSRAVLCSSGSPVFSTRDHKPFLTAEKERIQNAGGSVMVQRVNGSLAVSRALGDYEYKNLKDRGPCEQLVSPEPEIFVRDRDDEHDEFLVLACDGIWDVMNNEDLCNFIRSRLLLTDDLEAVTNQVIDTCLYKGSRDNMSIVLVTFPAAPKPNSEAQEKEAELEMAIERRIKEIVAEQKQEDKIDYLKLLQLLVDQEFPNLPPGGGLSAKQLLIEQVFRELCPKKADSCPEGKQLISYL
- the LOC127071871 gene encoding protein phosphatase 1B isoform X2, whose translation is MGAFLDTPKTDKYNEHGAGNGLRYGVASMQGWRLEMEDAHRAITGLEGGLSDWSYFAVFDGHAGALVSEHSAEHLLECIMKTEEFKAEDVIKGIHSGFLQLDDEMRDLPEMSSGTDKSGSTAVCAFICPRNIYIANCGDSRAVLCSSGSPVFSTRDHKPFLTAEKERIQNAGGSVMVQRVNGSLAVSRALGDYEYKNLKDRGPCEQLVSPEPEIFVRDRDDEHDEFLVLACDGIWDVMNNEDLCNFIRSRLLLTDDLEAVTNQVIDTCLYKGSRDNMSIVLVTFPAAPKPNSEAQEKEAELEMAIERRIKEIVAEQKQEDKIDYLKLLQLLVDQEFPNLPPGGGLSAKQLLIEQVFRELCPKKADSNSQSS